From Danio aesculapii chromosome 18, fDanAes4.1, whole genome shotgun sequence, a single genomic window includes:
- the LOC130245655 gene encoding uncharacterized protein LOC130245655 has translation MTVLDTETAAAFAGMSQNLWLEKACSILIPDLPLWIIEYAWTKRMMEVIEVLGPPLWLEGDWHHLSLEEPCRVRVVAAEVWRIVQTRDIQHFERVLEFLDVTYTLEPRLVTPIKHMKIKFGLQTLVIMWMLWNDESTAKISAKMENFFPNKLPDYHKCRRKHVDLMQKNQKEFKSFAHVLARDRDMRETYIHDLMEEQYGECYAQKLEERLLHYLGELDKLLPQPTYIDQVLKQPHSYERGEKILKKLLSKEGASLATALKRLLHCAATTNLDLEVCSTSSVPNTSEEKRDAEVEKPFLGTLHVILRPSQDSTTKDPLSQPSSKELFGAQGLWKHKNSENILPQKEICSDRVTSTQLSGSEPNEDDLSQSFPVQKDLDGKHRLAKTQAEPEMKEAETGFTEQTCSRHGKKMKSILQECSEELDGDAIQAECTPTSTQSTPPLLPHTPQTQASTNQHSLSSHPDSSSTNISKVSLSPVSSTTPVTPSPSLLQSRSPSQSTALEQLGTSRINEGPDLAPIVFTEASRTIEPKLKLSLESQSFLMQSKWLQPQVCLHRLNNEECARLVDSNRACGILEKEREAEDDEYMLYDVNALYSDSYSDDSDLTDSDDPDYTPTGD, from the exons ATGACTGTGCTTGACACTGAAACTGCTGCTGCTTTTGCTGGAATGAGTCAAAATCTGTGGTTGGAGAAAGCCTGCTCTATCCTAATTCCTGATTTACCATTATGGATCATTGAATATGCATGGACCAAACGGATGATGGAGGTCATAGAAG TTCTAGGCCCTCCATTATGGCTAGAAGGAGACTGGCACCATCTGAGCCTCGAGGAGCCGTGCAGAGTCCGTGTGGTGGCAGCAGAAGTTTGGAGGATTGTGCAAACCAGAGACATCCAGCACTTTGAGAGGGTCCTTGAGTTTTTGGATGTTACATACACACTCGAACCACGACTCGTGACTCccattaaacacatgaagatcaaGTTTGGTCTGCAGACGCTG GTTATAATGTGGATGTTGTGGAATGATGAGAGCACTGCTAAAATCTCTGCCAAGATGGAAAACTTTTTCCCAAACAAACTTCCAGATTATCACAAATGT agaCGCAAGCACGTGGATCTGATGCAGAAAAACCAGAAAGAGTTCAAGTCCTTTGCTCATGTTCTGGCAAGAGACAGGGATATGCGGGAGACTTACATTCAC GATTTAATGGAGGAGCAATATGGCGAATGCTACGCACAGAAACTGGAGGAGAGACTCTTGCACTATTTGGGAGAGCTAGATAAACTTCTGCCACAACCTACATATATTGATCAG GTACTAAAGCAGCCCCATTCATATGAAAGGGGAGAGAAGATCCTGAAGAAACTGCTGTCAAAGGAGGGCGCATCTTTAGCCACAGCTCTGAAAAGACTTCTACATTGCG CTGCAACAACAAATCTGGATCTTGAAGTCTGTAGCACATCCTCAGTTCCAAACACTTCTGAAGAAAAAAGGGATGCTGAAGTTGAGAAACCATTCCTTGGTACTCTCCATGTCATTTTAAGGCCATCACAGGACAGCACAACAAAAGATCCTCTCTCACAACCCAGCTCAAAAGAGCTTTTTGGTGCCCAGGGCTTGTGGAAGCATAAAAACTCAGAAAATATTTTACCTCAGAAGGAGATTTGTTCTGATAGAGTTACATCCACGCAGTTATCAGGTTCTGAACCCAATGAGGATGACTTGAGCCAATCTTTTCCGGTGCAGAAGGATCTGGATGGGAAGCACAGACTTGCGAAGACTCAAGCTGAACCGGAAATGAAGGAAGCCGAGACTGGTTTCACAGAGCAGACATGCTCCAGACATGGTAAGAAAATGAAGAGCATCCTTCAGGAATGTTCTGAAGAGCTTGATGGAGATGCCATACAGGCAGAATGCACTCCAACATCAACCCAAAGCACTCCACCACTTCTCCCGCATACACCTCAAACTCAAGCATCAACAAACCAGCACTCGTTGTCCTCGCACCCAGATTCATCCTCTACAAACATTTCTAAGGTCAGTCTTTCACCAGTGTCCTCAACGACACCAGTTACCCCTTCACCTTCACTCCTACAATCTCGCTCACCATCTCAATCCACTGCCTTGGAGCAACTAGGAACCTCAAGAATCAATGAAGGACCGGATTTAGCTCCTATTGTCTTCACCGAAGCAAGCAGAACCATTGAACCCAAGCTGAAACTGTCCTTAGAGAGTCAAAGCTTCCTCATGCAGTCCAAGTGGCTTCAACCTCAAGTGTGCCTTCACAGACTGAATAATGAAGAGTGTGCCAGACTTGTGGATTCAAACAGAGCTTGTGGCattttagaaaaagaaagagaggcTGAAGATGATGAATACATGTTATATGATGTAAATGCACTGTATTCTGATTCATACTCGGATGATTCAGACTTGACAGATTCTGATGACCCAGATTACACACCTACAGGTGACTAA
- the LOC130245363 gene encoding uncharacterized protein LOC130245363 — MSKRKRISPMEDATTHILSGKDKPCFEERFINSHKGRGVFASMSIDKGCFILEYRGKLISQEESQIRQNKYSETENTFLFDFDWDGKQWCIDASKEDGSLGRLVNDDYKSPNCKIKKIGVGGKPHLCLFSIKDIASGEEITYNYGDSKWPWRTLINRADSCSDENTPSEEAACFPTKINKKSTEQINRADSCSDENTPSEEAACFPTKINKKSTEQINRADSCSDENTPSEEAACFPTKINKKSTEQINRADSCSDENTPSEEAACFPTKINKKSTEQINRADSCSDENTPSEEAACFPTKINKKSTEQLHRFAARINRLREHHNRHAERFEKLSEALVIEGRVPDSSANDESEISCEESCSDYSDKDYVPDSDSSSSDSSCRSEELYNLHAKPLKGGVVGFQSTTDRSATDRSAADRSASALNNRSTSVTPMPTDLQINRYKKKQYCVYCQKPFSKIARHLEFVHHNELEVAKAFSFDKKSKERRARLHLLKSRGNFAHNAAVSKAGIGEMVACRRPKEEKSTSDFSHCIHCQGLYNRKTLWRHMRTCPQNPTNEKHTVGQRRVQSLISLSLPPPADVSKSVWTIACEMVNDEVSDVVKKNRYILLLGEQMYNRLKSHSGRNNYVKQKMREVARFLITARSLTPIHNIEDFIQPCNFSHVIKAVRAVAGFSEETNTYKIPSLALKLGHSLVKIANSVECNALMSGREAVAECARNFRRLYESKWNDVVSAAALTTLGEAKWNKPQVLPFTEDVRTLHTFLYSKQQEFVNALQEKPTSKNFANLCKVMLTQIIIFNRRREGEVSKMEIQSYTSRDQTPMHKDIAAGLSDFEKKLCGYFQRVEIRGKRGRKVPVLLTPDMVVAVDFLIRMRERCQVPVENKHLFARPGALSHYRGADCIRLYAKESGAKHPEALCSTKLRKQVATLSTVLNLKDNEMDQLANFLGHDIRVHREFYRLPESTLQLAKISKVLIAMEKGRLPELQGKGLDGITIDPQDEMDVSSNSSSDEAELQTSSCRSQENEDHMNAGNLQDEGPQDEGLEVSSKKKAKMGSQKAHVGRPKSPSIVDLDVAHLKPGNCLRL, encoded by the exons TGCCACTACACACATTCTGTCTGGCAAAGACAAGCCATGCTTTGAGGAGAGATTCATTAACTCTCATAAAG GTAGAGGTGTGTTTGCTAGCATGTCCATTGACAAAGGATGCTTCATTCTTGAATACCGTGGAAAGTTAATTTCCCAAGAGGAGAGCCAAATAAGACAGAATAAATACAGTGAAACAGAAAATACCTTCTTATTTGACTTTGATTGGGACGGAAAACAGTGGTG cATTGATGCCTCAAAAGAAGATGGTTCACTTGGGAGATTAGTGAATGACGATTACAAGTCTCctaactgtaaaattaaaaaaataggtgTTGGAGGCAAACCAcatctgtgtttgttttcaaTTAAGGACATAGCTTCTGGTGAAGAAATAACATACAACTATGGAGATTCAAAATGGCCATGGCGTACTCTG ATCAACCGAGCAGACTCTTGCAGTGATGAGAACACGCCATCAGAAGAGGCCGCATGCTTTCCTACcaaaatcaacaagaagtcaactgAACAG ATCAACCGAGCAGACTCTTGCAGTGATGAGAACACGCCATCAGAAGAGGCCGCATGCTTTCCTACcaaaatcaacaagaagtcaactgAACAG ATCAACCGAGCAGACTCTTGCAGTGATGAGAACACGCCATCAGAAGAGGCCGCATGCTTTCCTACcaaaatcaacaagaagtcaactgAACAG ATCAACCGAGCAGACTCTTGCAGTGATGAGAACACGCCATCAGAAGAGGCCGCATGCTTTCCTACcaaaatcaacaagaagtcaactgAACAG ATCAACCGAGCAGACTCTTGCAGTGATGAGAACACGCCATCAGAAGAGGCCGCATGCTTTCCTACcaaaatcaacaagaagtcaactgAACAG CTACACAGGTTTGCTGCCCGGATAAACCGACTGAGAGAACATCATAACAGACATGCTGAACGCTTTGAAAAGCTGTCTGAAGCACTTGTAATTGAAGGACGGGTGCCTGATAGCTCAGCGAATGATGAATCTGAG ATATCTTGTGAGGAATCCTGTTCTGACTACAGTGACAAGGATTATGTCCCTGATTCAGACAGTAGCTCATCAGACAGCAGTTGTAGAAGTGAAGAGCTTTATAATTTGCATGCTAAGCCACTGAAGGGAGGTGTTGTGGGGTTTCAGAGTACAACAGACAGGAGTGCAACAGACAGGAGTGCAGCAGACAGGAGTGCAAGCGCATTAAATAACCGCTCCACATCTGTGACCCCGATGCCTACTGACCTGCAAATAAACAGATACAAGAAGAAACAATATTGTGTTTATTGTCAGAAGCCATTCTCTAAAATCGCACGACACTTGGAGTTTGTTCATCACAATGAACTGGAGGTAGCTAAGGCATTCAGCTTTGACAAAAAGTCAAAGGAAAGAAGAGCGAGATTACACCTTTTGAAAAGCAGAGGGAATTTTGCCCATAATGCTGCAGTTTCAAAAGCTGGAATTGGGGAAATGGTTGCTTGCCGGCGGCCCAAAGAAGAAAAATCTACCTCTGACTTCAGTCACTGTATCCACTGTCAAGGTCTGTACAACAGAAAGACCCTATGGAGACACATGCGAACATGCCCCCAGAACCCCACAAATGAAAAACACACAGTTGGACAGAGGAGAGTTCAGTCACTCATCAGCTTGAGCCTTCCTCCACCAGCGGATGTTAGCAAAAGCGTATGGACCATTGCTTGTGAGATGGTGAATGATGAAGTTTCagatgttgtaaaaaaaaatagatacatTCTTCTTTTAGGGGAGCAGATGTACAACAGGCTGAAGTCACATTCAGGAAGAAATAACtatgttaaacaaaaaatgaGGGAAGTAGCAAGGTTTCTCATCACTGCCAGATCACTGACACCCATTCATAATATAGAGGACTTCATCCAACCCTGCAATTTTTCTCATGTTATAAAAGCAGTAAGAGCAGTCGCTGGATTCAGTGAGGAGACAAACACCTACAAGATACCATCACTGGCACTGAAGCTTGGACACAGCTTGGTGAAGATTGCCAACTCGGTGGAATGCAATGCACTGATGTCAGGACGCGAAGCCGTTGCAGAGTGTGCACGAAATTTCAGACGTTTGTATGAAAGCAAGTGGAATGATGTAGTGTCTGCAGCTGCACTGACTACTCTGGGTGAAGCTAAATGGAATAAGCCACAAGTCCTGCCATTTACAGAGGATGTCAGAACACTGCACACATTTCTATACTCAAAACAGCAAGAGTTTGTGAACGCCCTACAAGAAAAACCTACTAGCAAAAACTTTGCCAATCTTTGCAAAGTAATGCTGACACAGATCATCATTTTTAACAGAAGAAGAGAGGGTGAAGTGTCCAAGATGGAAATCCAGTCTTACACGTCTAGAGACCAAACACCAATGCACAAAGATATCGCAGCTGGGCTCAGTGACTTTGAGAAAAAGCTTTGTGGTTATTTTCAAAGAGTGGAAATACGTGGTAAGAGAGGGAGAAAAGTACCAGTGTTGCTGACCCCTGATATGGTTGTGGCTGTGGATTTCCTTATAAGAATGAGAGAAAGGTGTCAAGTTCCTGTTGAAAACAAGCATTTATTTGCTCGTCCAGGTGCTCTGTCTCACTATCGGGGTGCAGACTGCATTCGCCTGTATGCCAAAGAAAGTGGAGCAAAGCATCCAGAAGCCCTTTGCTCAACAAAGCTACGTAAGCAAGTTGCCACGTTGTCCACAGTATTAAACCTTAAAGACAATGAGATGGATCAATTAGCCAACTTCCTTGGCCATGATATTAGAGTTCATCGGGAGTTCTACCGCCTCCCTGAAAGCACTTTACAGCTTGCAAAGATTAGCAAAGTCTTAATTGCTATGGAAAAAGGGAGACTGCCCGAACTCCAGGGCAAAGGATTAGATGGCATAACAATAGATCCTCAAG atgAAATGGATGTCTCCAGCAACAGTTCCAGTGATGAGGCAGAACTGCAAACTTCAAGTTGCAGAAGTCAAGAGAATGAGGATCATATGAATG CAGGCAACCTGCAAGACGAGGGACCTCAAGATGAGGGACTCGAGGTGTCTTCAAAGAAAAAGGCAAAAATGG GCTCCCAGAAAGCACATGTGGGTAGACCTAAATCCCCCTCCATTGTAGACTTGGATGTTGCCCATCTCAAACCAGGTAACTGTTTGAGATTATGA